The Vespa velutina chromosome 17, iVesVel2.1, whole genome shotgun sequence genome segment ATCAAGTAATGAGATTTATCCAATATCAAATTCCTACAATCCAAACATGCAACCAGAACAACCATCAATCCAGCCAGTGCCGTTCGATCCAAGATTCTCGATGAATAATGCatcggtgataacgataacgtaccctgataaatgaaaaatttaatagagaaagaggaagaaaaagtaagaactTGGCACGAACATTCCTAACTTACTTTCCCTAAATGCACGAGACCTTGAGAAATTCGTACgagaaataaatgagaagGATTTTTGGCATGATAGGCAGCTAATTGTCTAAGCATGGTCGCCAATCTCGCATTGTTACTTCCAGCACCGACCAATCCTAAAGCTAATATTGCGTTATGAGCAACGTCCACGTCATTGTCGTGACTATATTTGTTCAAAACATCTAAGAGTGCCGGTTCTGGATTAGAAAGAGACGAAAGGGCCATAGCTAAGGGTACCGCTCGTCTTGCTTGGGTCGGACCGTATCGTCCTACCTATTATTAGAATTAGGATTTCAATgttgaaatcttttttattatctcttcttttgGAAATTACTTGTCCAAAAATCCTCGAATTTTCTTTGCCTTCACCGAGACCAACCACTCCAACTCCAAGAGACGCTATCGCTTGTGATATTCCAAtttccctatttttttttatttttttttttttttttttttttataagtttaataaagagttaaaatttgttcgttaataaaaatatgttaataacaGACATATACTTGGAATTAGAAGTCTTGTTCTTCGCTTGATTATCGTCTGCCGTTAGATTGGAAACCACGCGTTTTCCATGATCGCAACAACTGGTAACAGGAGTCGTAATTGGTGTACCATAGATACTTTCCTTGCCATTGACGGGTTCCGAACAAATTCTTAAGAGTTCTTGGACGATAAGAACGTCGCCAGTTCCAGCGTATGCGCAAATCTCGAGTCAAAGTTTTCGATAGAATTATATAAGTTTATAGCAGTAATTAGTTTGTTACCTGTAACATAGTTTGACAAGCTAGTCTGTATGGTTCAGGTAAAACTTCTAGTGCCGCTGATGGAGTATCTATAACATCCCGGCAACTCATGTAAAGTATTCCCAAGGCCAGTGATAAAAACCtgtttaaagattattattacgtgCTCGTCGTTATTGAGATTAGTtggaaattcattttttcttcgttattcaATAACACCTGTAATGCGTATTAGCCAATTGCTCGATCGTAAGTTCTAATAACTTCTGCAATATGACATAGGAGACGTCAGAATTGGCGGTACCAACGTGGACCAAAGCTAAACCAATCGCGGAAAGTCCGATAATTTCCATGGTACCTAAATAggagtattttttatttctttatttctttatttctttatttatttcgtcctATTAGAGATCGTTCTTCGTTAGATCAAAATTTTACTCTGTTTGTCGTTTAATGCCGATGTCAAAAGTTCCGCAACGTCTGACCGTTGAGAGCCAGAATAAGCCAAACCTAATCCTAAGATCGCACCAATTCGTAGAATTTCGCTGGTAGAGAGAACATAATCGCTTAACAGGGCCAAGGCTGGGTCGCATTCATTTCGAACTCCACAGTTTACTAATCCGATTGCCAATAGAGCACCTGACTTGATGTAATCGTCACTCGTATAAAGATACCTAATGCGAATAAATGAtgtcgaaagaaaatctttttctatgcATTAGCAAACTTATTGttagaaagattatttttagttCACATTCACTTGTCGATCGGTACTAATCCACCATCCACGTCCCAAAGATGTATCAGACCTAAGGATGCAGTTGCCGATAGCATCGTATGTCCCtgaaaagtaaattatataaaatttatgaaggTCCTTCGTCAAAATGAACAAGGGTTTGAGTTTAGGTCGATATTGAATCACCTTGTTTTTGTATACCCAACAGTCTTTGGTATTTGCCATAAGTTTATCTTCGCCAAAACCAGCATGAACGAAAGCCGTAACGAAGCTAGAAGCTAAATTCGATCTGACAGAATCATAATCGATATCTCTTCTGATTCCTGTCTCCAACCAGGTCTTGTAAATATCTTCCGGTAATTTAGGCTCTAATATATCCAATTCTCTGGCCAATATTTGAAAATGGCCATTGACATGTGCATTGGTAAGTATAGTCTCGATATCCTGTGCATCTTCTTCTTGATATTCCTTCTTCATTAAATGATTCTGAATGAGGAATCATgggaatttataatattcgtcAGGGTAGACATTAACgacgataaattattagacCTGTTGTCTCGCAATCAGAAATGCTAATTGTTTTCGTATCAAAGAATCTGGACAGGTGGAGAGACACTTAAACACCAAATCCTGATTGGCCAGTTGTAATGCAATCAGCATGGCTTTACTATACTCTCCGAATATCATATATTGATAGAATACGAATTCCAATATCTgttttctctctgtgtcttCGCTGAAAACGAAACatcgttgttttttctttgaaaatattttaactctTTTAAATTAGATATCGATCAAGAACCTGTAAGCGGCGCAACTCGTCAAGTAATGACACACTCTCGAAAAGTTATTAGAATCCAAATGGTCATgtagaaaattcatttgatcAATTTCCAAGCACAGATCACAGGCCTGTATCTCGGCATTGTGTTTCATATTGAACTTCACGATGCTCTCGATCAAAGGCGTAAGCTGTGACCTGTGAAAAAATTGACTCGTCGATTCTTTCGTAGTATCGATCTATcctattattctttattattccgACCTGatgtccttttcttccttgatCGGTGCGCCGGTCCATTCGTCGACGATCTCTGCCTCCAATTGTCTAACATACTCGTGACCCCATTCGCCAGGATTTTTGACCGATccttttatacaaaaatctaAACATTCTCTCGAGCTCGAAGATGTTCCAACTATAACTAAAACGCTCAAAATCTCGGCAAATTGTCTCTTAATGTCGtcgtttttttcgattttataataGGCATCCTTTAATCGAGCGTAATAATCTCTAAGAAATTTCAATGGCTTTGGTACCGAGGTCATCGAAGTGGTCGACGTTTGCATTAATATTCTAAGATGTACCAGAGCACGTGCCATCGCCTTTTCGTCTTTTCCCTTGAGGCcagaatcattattattcttaatgatTGTCACTCGCCCGtacagaataatattaaattcttacCATCAATACGTCGACCAATTGCAATAAATCTTCTTGTAACCTCTTGTCTTCATCGTTCTGAGATAAATTCATTCGATTATCATTCTGTTATTCGAAATTAAACAAATCTTCTCACCATAtcgtctttcttctctccGCGAGCGGTCATCCTAATGTTTacttttgaataaataataattatcaagcGTAATTATCGAAAATCAGATAATGACCGTTTCCTTGAACTTGACAAGTGTCAttgatttgtttttcattatgtttcatttttctcgatcGTCATAATATCTCAACGAAACTTTTTTCATAGGGAAGGGgaaagataaatcgataatctcttgcgtttaattataatttattcaattccgataagatatgtatgtacaaaggTGCACTTAggaatatgcatatatatatatatatcaaatagtATTTACAATGACGAGATGAAACATGGTGTTACCCGTTCTAGTTCCACGCTCTCTTATTGTGTTAAAATAGTTTCTCTTCGCTTTACATTTATTCCTTATAGATTAAtccaaatatatgtataaataacgAAACATTCATTGATAACGAGATATTCATTGATTGTTCGATGCTATGTAAAATActtgcttcttctttctttcgttattcgtACAGATATACATTACGAAACACGAAGGCGTATCATTCACAAGAATCTTTGTTGACGAGTTTGACAAACGTGATAAAAAAAGTCGTTAACAATTGGggtgggaggggggggggcggggAGGGGGAAACAAGCAATCGGCAACCAGCGCCTTTCGTCCTTGCCGcgtttttttgatattatttttacgttttttccCGTCTTTCAGTTTTccgacttttttttcctcttttctttttcttctctttttttcttttttttttccttttttttcctaattttttttcttttcttttttttttttttttttgtattattctccgagaaaaatatataaaagattttctttaatcacAATTTACAAGTTTCGATTATACCGCGTTTCCATtctcatatatacacatctataaataattgacACGAACGAGTTAGCAGGAAGTACCGTGAGTAATACGATGAGAGAAACACACGGAAATTAAAAGGTGCGAGTTAGGAGTACGGATTGAAACGTAAGATAAATCTTTGGTAATAGCTTGAGTATTCCCACGAGCATCGTTCTACtcgtaagaaaatagaattatatcaATGTTTATAGGTATATCGTGTATATATCGAAGAATCAGTTTAGTTCCCTTCGATTCTTCTCTATTATGATTCTTATCTCTGAAGATAATCTCTCCTTTcgaaatatgaagaaagaaggaagaaatgtgCTAAGGCGATGCggaaacgagaataacgaaagaaaaaggaaaggaaaaggaaaagaaaaagaaaagaaagaaggaaaaaaacccATTCgcttagagaaagaaaaagaaaagaaagaagggggaaaaaaatagaaaaaaagcaaagaaattttcttatccACGAAGAAGTGTAACGCGAAATATGGGAATGTTTTCTGCCCTTGAACGAATATCACGCTAAacgtttatatcgatttttccttgcgatacgtacgtacattcgTAGGTGCATTCTTTTACATGAACGCCAAGAATAATAACATCGATGGAACTGCGTTCTACAACTTTTATCAAtgacatttgaaaaaatgatcgagtacatacatgtattattgtttgtaatatattacttatcgATGGCGAACAATCGATTCCGTCGAAGAGTGCTATTAAACGTTAGGATCCAGGAAAGATGtctgtgtttcttttttcttgtattttttttttttttattttatactttttttttgttcttttttttttctttttttttttctttctttttttttttcttttttttttttttatactcgaTCATGTTAGCACCTACGAATGGACGACAACTGGATGAGAATAAATTGATTATTGCGCAATTAATGGAGATCACCGATTAGGCCACAAATTTCTGTGAAAGACACTAACGctctttgttctctctttcctctcttgttacatttgtttcaatatttaattgtttcattattacggctttttctcattgatatttctaaataaaagtcttaataataatagtcgagttatataataaaataatacgtataCGTAGATGATAATCAACGTCTAAATAAAAAGTGACAAAAggttcgatattattttacaaatttttcgtaTTCGAAAGTTCATCCACGtgtttatcgaaatattataatcttagAATCTTAACTAGTCTCGCGATCGCGAATGTGATCGACGGACTTACTTTCAGCGCGTTATTTCAAAgtttcaatagaaaaaagttgaatggaattttcattaaatgtaTACAAACAAATCTTTGTGTATGTTTGAAATTGGCCGAGTGAATAAacgtagataataaatatgtttcgTTTCTCGTTCGCGTATACAaagtataagaagaagaagaagaagaagaagaagaaaaaaaataataataaaaacccAGAATATTCATGACGTTTATATCGAAGAAACGAGCGGAgctgtaatagtaataataatattagtagtaGTCGATTGAGCTTCAGTCCGGTTTCCCAGTTCGACTTGCATCAGGCTCGATTCACGCTAAAGAAACTTACATACGTAGTATAGCTTGGAATCCGAATAAAAAgctattctattatttaaattaatacatcattcaatctaataataaagaaaagaaaaggaaaaagaagaaaggaaacaaatgtGACACGGACGAGTTCTCATACTCGCGAAGGGAATATAcacgcattctctctctctctctctctctctctctctctctctctctctctcttagtcgCCGTCATCGTCGACGTTTTCAAAAGTTCTTCgctaaaatatcattaaaaaaatatagtgtTTTGCGCTTATAGTATTCTTACgagttattataaaatgaagaagagaaaagaagagtttatatctattttatcacGGACAACTCGACACGGAACACAATCATTACGATCTTAGGATCTCAGAGATACACGTTTCCCTTGGGAATGTTCGGGAAGATCTCATACGATACGACGTCGAGGACAAAAGGGTTGTGTAAAACGTCCTTCCTGTCCAatactgataaaaaaaaaaaaagaaaaaaaaaaaaagaaaattgttggTTCGTCGTGTTTCCCGAAGCGCCACTTATGTCGAGGACCAAAAGTCATCGAATCTTGTGGCCAGGGCCGAAGAAAGACAATCATAATGCTACGCGTCTTCTTTATTAACGAATGACCCGTAATAACTCGTGCTAGGACAATGATCGTCATTTAAAATACGAACCATCTCCGACCCTGAAAGATATCTTCATTGTTTGGTAGGTAAAACAGAATGACTGAATTCGGACATCGACGGTTTCACGCCGTTCAACTCGTCCTGAATCTGTTGCAAACTCTTGCCCTTGGTTTCAGGTAGTACAAATATGGTGAATAGAACACTGATAACACAGAAGACGGCGAACATCCAATAGGTCGTGTGATTGCCGAAGGCCTCGGTGATGTTGCTCGAGAATTTCGTAATGAAGAAAGCCAAGAACCAGCACATGGAGACTGTAATACCGGAAGCTTTCGACTTTACGTCAGAGGCGAACATCTCGCCCATCACTGCCCATGGAAGAGGTCCCCAACCGATGCAATAAGTGGCGATAAAGATGACGAGCGAAACCACCGGAAGCCACGAGATCGATTCCACGACTTCGACGTCCTCTTTGAcgtcttttaaataaaagaaaagacccAGAGCAGCCTGTAACATGAGAAATGTTTATGACGTTTCGAAAGCGTAACTGTGTTACGTATGAtcgttctcttcgttctcGAATGCTTCGCTTTTTCAAAACGGATGCCACACAAGCGTACTGTCACTTTTCGTATATACGGGAAGAAGTTAACGACTAAAACGTTGCAATTAAATGCATTCCGAGTGTTTATCGAATTCAGGGCCAAGCTCGTTACGATCGTTAacatagatacgtatacatatgtatgtatgttcgcgaggtcttctctttctcaaacGAATAACGAAGGGGAGGCTATTAGCCGTTTCAACCCGTGCTATATCTATTTTAGAATTCTAATCGCGATCGATGCGTACGAGTGCAACGTATTCTATCACACGAAGGTTACGACCTCGTTGCTCGTCAAAGAAATACCTTTAGGCACTACGTGAACCGAACGATTCGAGTTTGACGCGCGTACGTGTCGATTAATACGATGACGATCAATTCAATCAATAACgagacgcgcgcgcgcactttattcttacttttgtccttttcttttttcctcctttttctatcttcagACTCGGCACGTCTATCGCACGAGACGAAGAGAATTTCCTAGgagatttttcattatcacaCCGTTCGTGTATATAATTCATGAAAGTCAAGAACCAATCGATTGCGTAAGTAAAGTAATAGCCGCTTAATTGATCAACGTCGTAACGTTTCCTAGtgaaatctatttttcttattttcttagaAGACACGTGCTATCGATTGGAAATGAAAGAGGAAGCGATCATTCGAGACGAATGGTattgcaagagagagagagagagagagagagagagaacgacgaCAAAGATCGTTAGTCTTCGTCAGATAACTTTCACGAGGAAATTTATTGGACTTTCtaatttcttcattaaatccatatagaaatgataaaaataacttaCCAAAGTAACGATCTCTCCTATGCCGGAAGTTATGAGAAGCAATCGTCTGCCCAATCTGTCGACGATCAATGGCGTGACAAAAGATGCGGCTACTTGAACGGAACCAACTATGATCGTAGACACGTTTGGATCCATGGTGCTACCAGTTGCGGCGAAGATACTTTGCATGTAAAATAGAACAACGTTGATACCAGTCAACTGTTGAAAGGATGCCAGGAAACAGGTGAATATGAGGGCCTTAAAATTTGCCTTGACGGTGAATAGATCCGAAATCTTGGTTTGCGTTTTCATTGATTCCTCGAGGGCATCCTgggaaaatgaaacgaaataaatcgatgatgaatgaGTAGGATGCAATTGACGAATGACGTTTCGTAACCTCGCGCGATATCCTCGACATACGTAGATACTACGATATGTTACGATTTCGTTTCAAGAGCAGTCTTATTCATTGTCTATAAATATCGTGcgttcaataaattataagagATCGATGAAGAGGATTTTATCCTTTGGAGTGCACGGGGTCGATCGAATGGCTCCTGGTGACAGCATACAATTGACAAAATACGTTTCTAAACTTGTACAACTTGCTGTCGTATGTAGAAGATCAAGAAAAGGACATTTCCTCCGAGATTCTATGATCTCGGTTGGTTAGACGCTCTATACAGGATCAAAGAATGACCTTTTCAACGATCTCGTTAAACGTACGTGATCGGTATCGTGAATCGATATTGAACAGCACAATTTATTGCAGGAGAAACGAGCACGTGTTCTGCCTATTCCGCCAACGAATCGCGTATTcgtcgataattaaaattcctatcgttcgataaaattttattcttacccGTATGTCGTCTGCCTCTTGCTGTACAGCCATTTCGCTCTTGCTGCGTAATTTGGCTAACGCAGTAACGGCAGCTTCTCTGTTACCCTTGGAGATTAGATAGTAAGGTGATTCTGGCATTagtagaaataaaacgaagaagatgacCGGTAGACAAGCACAGAGGATCCAAAAGACCGTGTAAGAAACGTACGGACCGATGACGTAAGAATAGAGCAATCCAAACGTGATGAATAATTGAAGAAAGGATCCCAATGCTCCTCTGATGGATGTCTAGCGAAATAGATTCGAATAGAAACTTTATACTTTACAATTAAATTCCATATggtttagaaatttttcatgaCGTTCGCTCGCAgacactttttctctcttacctcTGCGATCTCTCCCACGTACATAGGTACGACAGTGAAGGCGAAGGACAAGGCAACTCCAAATATCAATCGAGCAACGTAAAACTGAGCTACATTGTGTGCCGTAGCTATCAACGCCCAACCGATCAAATAAGGTACGACACAAAATAATAGAGTGTATTTTCGGCCAAATCtgagaaatgattttttaattaagactCGAGATTTTgttacaacaacaacaacaacaacttgAAAGCttggaagaattaaaaatacctTTCAGCGGAATATCCAGCCGCGAAACTTCCAACAGCAGCACCAATGGCTACCAACGATCCGATCCAGGATGATTCATCTGCGGTAATGGGAGTTTCCAAAGGATTGTCATCGGATTTCACCATAAGTCTACCTAATATCGGACTGGTCCAGCCCAACATCGCTCCTGTCGCCATTATACTGAGATTGGCTGAAACatcgagagataaaaataggTAAGTAATCTATAAGATTGTaatctataaaagaaaaacgatctaTAGATCTTCCTCGGTCTGTTGAAAGTTTATCGATCTCTCGTAAAAAGATAACATGAGATATTTCAAAACATTATTTCCGCGCGTGCGTATCGTACAAAATGGATGAAATAAAGCGGTAACAAACTCGTTGCTAATTTTCCACGATGATAAATTCGTCTCGctttaatcgtttttaaaatGTGACTCTCGGTCACAGCATCGGAGGCGTTTCCTACGATAAAACGTGCCGTTATAATGCGTTTTGCATAATCGCTTGTTTCGCTTAAAATTGCTTTGGTTTTATCAAGGACTGcgccttcttttatttcctcgatGCTTTCGAACGTAGACGCCAAAGGGATTCCAAAGtgaaaatctttcatttttagacGGATCGATCCACGGTAGATCATTTTTACgacaatgagaaaaaaataaatcaactaCGAAATATCAGCTTTATGTAATGTTGCGGTCACAACGACACGCTTCGTTCGCTCGTAAATAAGTCCACGTGACCGACCATAGAAATGTTTTTCGTTTCCGAGCAATGACAGCCCAAACGAATCGCCGTTAAGAAAACGTTTGTAATacctttgaaaaaattaaaatatctcggAGTAATTTGACGTTATTTATCTCGTCTATCGTTTACCTTCCACTTAGTTCGCGACAACGATGATCTATACGCTCGTACCTGGAAACCCTTTCATcgtaataagtaatatatcatcgcaagaaaatatatcgtcTTTCTTGTTATACGATTATTCGAATTTAACGctgatttcttttctattagcTTTTACCGTTTAACTTCTTACCggatatttaattacaataaaataatgcaTTTTTATATAGCTTGTTAATAATGTGgttcatttattttcgtatCGTTTACTTCGTTAACAGGGATCGCAAGAAAATAATCCGAGCGAGTTCTGACACTTATCTCGAACGTCGTATTaagaatagaaggaaaaagggaaaaaagagaaaagaaaagagagagagagagagagagagagagagagagagagagagcgaatcGCGATATCGATAGAAAGGACGAAAAATCGAgacaaaaagtgaaaaagaaaagtcgaatGATAATGAAACTCTCGAGAACTAGTATAAGATTTTTTCACTTGTGGTGTCAGCCATATCGAGATAAACTATCGAGCAGCATCGAACGCGCGATAATCGTAGCGAATAGTTTGCATCTTCGTATCGATTGCTCGTCACGCTAtcatcgttcgttccttcggtatttttttgttgtattGCGGTGCATCGCGATGCATCATCGTATATTGCGATTATGCAACCTCCCCAAGCCTTTCAGGTATGCCGAATCATTCGACGCTCGCgactcttttattattacatagtTACGCAAGTCTACAGACCGGACGTGATTCGCTCGAGACTCGCGAAATgtcgatcgaaaaattaaacattCGTATTTGTTGGTGAAATTCgttgataaaaacgaaatatttcaagagaATTAATCGCTTCGTcggtttttttcctttcttttattttgcagAAGGAGGGgatagttatataatatagaatgaccatttcgatatttttataaaattttgcacttcatttcttttttctttcgtatcaattttttttttacgtatcgataaaaattctattatctTGATAAACGATAATACGTATCGTAAATACGACCGTGGATCGAAAGATTCGCGAGAAAAATTGAGGACATATTAagagtcgagagagagagagagagagagagagagagagagagaaagaaagcgaaagaaatgaaagaattagTTCGATGAGGTTACTGACGACGAGTGAATCTAATCGCGTCGTGTCGTATATTTCGCTATCATTTTTTTGCAGTTAGGAAATTTCCAACTCGATAAGAAGTTTTCATAAACTTGgatggaataagaaaaaaaagaaaaagaggaatagaaaTGGGAAGAGATATCGCCAGAAAAGTGCGGAGTCAggcaattaaataaatcaaaaataaacgaGGAGGCGTGTCGATACCGTCGTGAATAGTGATCGCTTTTTACAgctttttctcttgtctttttttttctctttttatttatttctttttcttttttttcttttttttttttttttttttttttttttttttttttgtttctttttcttagattAAAGATCGATCCGACTTGATCTTTTCGGTTCTTAATAACaatgtattattttcgataagtCGTATAAATGCGtatacgaatattattatctattatcgaATCCAGATGATGATGTCAAATCGATTGAAATCATGTCGACTAAAACTTGAAATTACTCATGTCTAAAGATCTTTAATGAGTTAACAAAGCGATCACTTTACCAATAATTGTATCAGTTTGCCTCGAGTAAAGATCACTTCGGCTACTTAAGAAGCTTTATTTACTCTTAAGGATTTCCGTTGCCTTTCCACGTTTAGTAAAAATACTCAATATACTTTGACCTTAATTAATCAAGTTAGTCGCGAATGATAATTTTAGCAACGACCTTCCAACTATTTTCTTTGTTGAAAAATCTGATATCCAAGTAacttattcgttcgttcttcgaataatttttattgaaaattgtcGACATTtgttaatgattttaaatcgatGAATCGAtagattttcatttgaatcagatcacttaaaaaaagaaaaaaatatatatatatatattgtacgtgGCACCTTGGAAAATCTTTGATCCATTAAATTTTGCGTGCTCGTATCTGTTTCTCGAAATTAATACGTATTATGTCGTTATCTCATTAAGTATTCTCTCGTTTTGCCATTTATGCGATTAGAATCTTACTTTGTGCGTGCGACAACTTGTTCGGTGTTATTTCAAGGACGCCAATTAgacaatataattaaaatatattggaaAACGAGTCGGTGTAATCGTCATATCATTGACTTGTCAAATTACGCTCAATGAAACGTAATAATGgaataagattttataatcTAAACATATATCATTTCTATATCGCATATGCGTATTTGTATGCAAATGATATgtttagtaaaaaaatatgGGTAGATGCATCATAAACGATAAGAATTCTATCGATGAGCGTACTCATTGATCGAACGACAccataattgttattttgttttcctcaGTATAATTTTCTCTACGATTATAGATAACGTATATAAGGGTATATGTAAACAGTGTCAACGTCAAATTATCATTAAGAAATGTTACGATTGAAAATATCGCAAGTATTTACGAAGAATGAAATCCGATGTCGTCGTTATTCATTAAAACGAATATAccatcgatattaattattttgttttccacctatgagagagaagaaactgTTGAAAGGGaggaagtttctttttctttccaagatAACACATGTAAGGAGAATTATCGTACTTAATCGCACGGATTAAGAAGAATCCTAGtagatattatcgatcgataatgccGTGATTACAtgtacatttttcaaaattatatgacAAACAACTGCTTTCACTTGTCATGTAATTTACGACTCAATAATATTATCCGATATCTATGTTAGTAATTAGTATCGtgtaatttttgttatgtttTGTACCCATTTTAATCCCatataaaatgatcgagaTAAATAATCGTTCGGTGCATGCTCTTATTTCGAGATTCGAATGAATCCTGTCATTATCTAATATCATaatctaacaaaaaaattatgaaacataaaaaagcTTTTTGTCGTTCGATAAACTTGcagatttgataaaaattcgaaacgtttcttcggttttatcgaatatccaatcgaatggaaatattttaatgaacgaGAAAGTTTTGGGAAAAAAACGTGA includes the following:
- the LOC124955266 gene encoding 26S proteasome non-ATPase regulatory subunit 2-like — encoded protein: MARALVHLRILMQTSTTSMTSVPKPLKFLRDYYARLKDAYYKIEKNDDIKRQFAEILSVLVIVGTSSSSRECLDFCIKGSVKNPGEWGHEYVRQLEAEIVDEWTGAPIKEEKDIRSQLTPLIESIVKFNMKHNAEIQACDLCLEIDQMNFLHDHLDSNNFSRVCHYLTSCAAYSEDTERKQILEFVFYQYMIFGEYSKAMLIALQLANQDLVFKCLSTCPDSLIRKQLAFLIARQQNHLMKKEYQEEDAQDIETILTNAHVNGHFQILARELDILEPKLPEDIYKTWLETGIRRDIDYDSVRSNLASSFVTAFVHAGFGEDKLMANTKDCWVYKNKGHTMLSATASLGLIHLWDVDGGLVPIDKYLYTSDDYIKSGALLAIGLVNCGVRNECDPALALLSDYVLSTSEILRIGAILGLGLAYSGSQRSDVAELLTSALNDKQSKICTMEIIGLSAIGLALVHVGTANSDVSYVILQKLLELTIEQLANTHYRFLSLALGILYMSCRDVIDTPSAALEVLPEPYRLACQTMLQLEICAYAGTGDVLIVQELLRICSEPVNGKESIYGTPITTPVTSCCDHGKRVVSNLTADDNQAKNKTSNSKYMSVINIFSSLGVGVVGLGEGKENSRIFGQVGRYGPTQARRAVPLAMALSSLSNPEPALLDVLNKYSHDNDVDVAHNAILALGLVGAGSNNARLATMLRQLAAYHAKNPSHLFLVRISQGLVHLGKGTLSLSPMHYSSRILDRTALAGLMVVLVACLDCRNLILDKSHYLMYCLATAMEPRWLVTLDKDLKTLPVSVRVGQAVDIVGKAGNPKSIAGGNVHTTPTLLMHNERAELLLDEYEPLSSMLEGFVILREKAESS
- the LOC124955186 gene encoding facilitated trehalose transporter Tret1-like, coding for MAPTHREEEIEGRSYKEYAYSPVPASSSSAVYETTTTTLVKEPYVISTNNGEEFKKSTFGIVTSKCSAAEMGEKGSTLLQYIAAAAANLSIMATGAMLGWTSPILGRLMVKSDDNPLETPITADESSWIGSLVAIGAAVGSFAAGYSAERFGRKYTLLFCVVPYLIGWALIATAHNVAQFYVARLIFGVALSFAFTVVPMYVGEIAETSIRGALGSFLQLFITFGLLYSYVIGPYVSYTVFWILCACLPVIFFVLFLLMPESPYYLISKGNREAAVTALAKLRSKSEMAVQQEADDIRDALEESMKTQTKISDLFTVKANFKALIFTCFLASFQQLTGINVVLFYMQSIFAATGSTMDPNVSTIIVGSVQVAASFVTPLIVDRLGRRLLLITSGIGEIVTLAALGLFFYLKDVKEDVEVVESISWLPVVSLVIFIATYCIGWGPLPWAVMGEMFASDVKSKASGITVSMCWFLAFFITKFSSNITEAFGNHTTYWMFAVFCVISVLFTIFVLPETKGKSLQQIQDELNGVKPSMSEFSHSVLPTKQ